From Sporosarcina sp. Marseille-Q4943, the proteins below share one genomic window:
- the groES gene encoding co-chaperone GroES, whose translation MLKPLGDRIVIELIEAEEKTSSGIVLPDSAKEKPQEGKVVAAGTGRVLENGQRVDLEVKEGDRIIFSKYAGTEVKYEGNEYLILRESDILAVIG comes from the coding sequence TTGTTGAAACCATTAGGTGACCGTATCGTAATCGAACTGATCGAAGCAGAAGAAAAGACGTCTAGCGGTATCGTATTACCGGATTCTGCGAAAGAAAAACCGCAAGAAGGTAAAGTTGTAGCGGCAGGTACTGGACGAGTTCTTGAAAACGGCCAGCGTGTTGACCTGGAAGTGAAAGAAGGCGACCGCATCATCTTCTCAAAGTATGCTGGAACTGAAGTGAAATATGAAGGCAATGAATATTTGATCCTGCGTGAAAGCGACATTCTAGCTGTCATCGGCTAA